Proteins from one Esox lucius isolate fEsoLuc1 chromosome 19, fEsoLuc1.pri, whole genome shotgun sequence genomic window:
- the miox gene encoding inositol oxygenase — protein MRVIIGPDPSLVYRPNLNQEHKEKSEYRNFESGGLIDRVYNTYKLMHTHQTLDFVKKKHCEWSGCGHAQMKMMEAVMSLDKLVDESDPDVDFPNSYHAFQTAEGIRKEHPDKDWFHLVGLIHDIGKNVALWGEPQWAVVGDTFPVGCRFQDSIVFRDSTFVDNPDDKNPAYNSECGIYKPNCGLSTVLMSWGHDEYLYRVMKFNKCTIPEEGLYMIRFHSFYPWHSHGDYMHLCDDSDLRFLPWVREFNKFDLYTKTAELPDVENLKPYYQSLIDKYCPGVLNW, from the exons ATGAGGGTCATTATT GGTCCAGACCCATCTCTGGTATATCGTCCCAACCTGAACCAGGAGCATAAAGAAAAATCAGAATACAGGAATTTTGAG AGCGGGGGTCTGATTGATCGTGTCTATAACACATACAAGCTGATGCACACCCACCAGACCCTGGACTTTGTCAAGAAGAAA CACTGTGAGTGGTCAGGTTGTGGGCATGCCCAGATGAAGATGATGGAGGCTGTCATGTCTCTAGACAAGCTGGTTGATGAGTCTGACCCTGATGTCGACTTCCCCAACTCATACCATGCCTTCCAGACAGCAGAGGGAATACGCAAGGAGCACCCTGATAAAG ACTGGTTCCACTTGGTAGGGCTAATCCACGACATTGGAAAGAACGTGGCCCTGTGGGGGGAACCTCAG TGGGCTGTAGTGGGGGACACGTTCCCAGTGGGGTGCAGGTTTCAGGACAGCATTGTGTTTCGAGACAGCACCTTCGTGGACAATCCGGATGACAAAAACCCTGCTTACAA tTCTGAATGTGGGATCTATAAGCCTAACTGTGGGCTGAGCACGGTGCTGATGTCCTGGGGCCACGACG AGTATCTCTACAGGGTCATGAAGTTCAACAAGTGCACCATCCCAGAAGAG GGTCTGTATATGATCCGGTTCCATTCGTTCTACCCCTGGCACTCCCATGGAGACTACATGCACCTCTGCGATGACAGTGACCTGCGCTTTTTGCCCTGGGTCCGCGAGTTCaa TAAGTTTGACCTCTACACTAAGACGGCCGAGCTGCCTGATGTGGAGAATCTGAAGCCATACTATCAGTCTCTTATTGACAAGTACTGCCCCGGTGTACTGAACTGGTGA